Part of the Cyanobacteria bacterium FACHB-DQ100 genome, GTTTCTCGGAACGGCATCACACTAAATCCTGCTTGTAAACAATACCAAGCTGAAGCCTTCTTCATCTGGATTGCTTTGACAAGCACTTGAAGCAACTTTGAATTCAGCGATGACCCAGTCTTCTGATTTTCACATTCATTTTTGGGGCGTTCGAGGCAGCATTGCTGTACCGGGAAACGAAACCGTGCGCTATGGTGGCAATACCTCTTGCATCGAGATGCGCGTGGGCGGGAAACGCCTCGTTTTTGATGGCGGAACTGGGCTGCGCGTTCTTGGAAAATCAATGATGCAGCAACTGCCAGTGGAAGCGCACCTCTTCTTCTCGCACTCCCACTGGGATCACATTCAAGGCTTTCCATTCTTCATTCCAGCGTTTATTCCCGGCAACTGTTTTCACATCTACGGCGCGATCGCTCCCAACGGTGCAACGATGCAGCAACGCCTCAGTGACCAGATGCATCATCCCAATTTTCCAGTACCGATGCAGGTGATGAAGTCGGATCTAAAATTTACGGATGTCACAGTGGGAGATGTGATCGAACTCGATGATATTCAGATTGAAACCGGTCGTTTGAATCATCCCAATACTGCGATCGGCTACCGCGTTACT contains:
- a CDS encoding MBL fold metallo-hydrolase; the protein is MTQSSDFHIHFWGVRGSIAVPGNETVRYGGNTSCIEMRVGGKRLVFDGGTGLRVLGKSMMQQLPVEAHLFFSHSHWDHIQGFPFFIPAFIPGNCFHIYGAIAPNGATMQQRLSDQMHHPNFPVPMQVMKSDLKFTDVTVGDVIELDDIQIETGRLNHPNTAIGYRVTFQGKTVVYATDTEHYPDRIDPDLVHLARNADVLIYDACYTDEEYYDEKSPKIGWGHSTWQEALKVVKAAGVKQAVMFHHDPNHDDDFLDSVEAQVRSVFPNSLLAREGMILPVD